ACAGGTGCTTGGGTGGATTGAAAAATTCTGTCAACCTGGAatcatttttcctttgattGTAAAATAGAACTAGCTTTGGTATAAAATGAACTACAATTctattttcctatatttttgtttgatttttgtttctttggatttttatattaaaaattttctagtATAATATTTGTTTAGATGCTAGGAAGCTGTAAGAAACTAGTAGAAAAAGTGTTTTCTAGAGCATTTTCAGGAATACAActaaacacctaaaaatattttttaaagccttttttgaaatataaccaaattcttgaaaatattttcttttccaaaaaatattttcacctgaaaatattttaaggtCATAAAACTTTTTACATCAAATCAAACACAGCCTTAGATTCAAATCCCACTTTAAAATATTTGGAAAGGAAACCAGTAAGAGCAGCTTCTTTTAAACTGAACCAATGCATGAACAGGCTTTCTATAGCCCAATGGAACTTAGACCTTAAAAAGATAAAAGGCTTTTGATTTGAGTCTTAAATCGATTGACGGATGGAGGATTAAAGAATTGATAGCCAGCCACAGACCGCAAATCAAATTTAGCAATTAGCATAGATGAACGATGGACCAAGTAAAAGGGCCCTGTACTTATTAAACAAGCACAGTAAATTGACGAGATTCAACAATGAAAAGCAAATTTGGGCCAAATAAAATGGGCCTCATTACCAAATAACAAGCCCAGTTAAGTTTGTTTATTGATTCAACAATTGTGGCCTTTTAGGCTGAAGATATTCAGCCCAAAACAGAAAATGCTAAACAGAACCAGGCTGAGTTTCATATTTGGGTCAAATTTGAGTAAAATGACTCAAAAAGGCTCAAGTTATCAGAGTGAAGAGGTGCTGGATAAGTTAAGCCCATTCGATATTTGCTTGACGATCAAAATTTTAATGCTAATGCACTGGCCTCTTGTACTGCAATAACAACCGGTTATGTAGATGATTTTGGGCTTCTTTGACTGTATTTTGGGTTTTATGCTATTTTAGATAAGCAAGTGCAGATGATCTTTTTGATTATACAATAGGAATCTTGTGAccctttataaattttttagacaAGTGGAGTATGGTGACTATGGTCTAGGCCAAAGTACATAGATctattttctcaacaaaaaaaaaagtacatagaTCTAGAGTCCGTCCTAACAAGTAATAATTAATATCAGTGGACTATAAGACTGgccttttgaattttatacGTTTACATGGATGGGTTTTGCATTTGGCGCATTTGCACATTCTTGAGTGCATATTTTAATGATGAATGAAGtattcattatatttatatggTAAGAGGGAGAGGGAGCACATTCAAAGGCGAGATTATACGCATTTcattagaaataatttttggCTCCTAAGATTGAGCAGCAATTGCTAAAGCAAGTTCATCACTATTACAGTAcaagtaattcttaggtactctcgaAGCACGGAGAATGAtgctccttcctctcacatttatggtgaggtctgctcattaaattcatggtggggtctaccatgaatgtgagaggagggaacaccatttcactatactccggaactacctaagaattttccctaCAGTACATGCTTCTAGGTACTATGAAACAAAATCACCACATTCAAAGGCGAGATTATATGCATTTcattagaaataatttttggCTCCTGAGATTGAGCAGCAATTGCTAAAGCAAGTTCATCACTACTACAGTACATGCTTCTAGGTACTATGAAACAAAATCACTCTAAATATTTGAACCtctaactttatatataatcaATAATCTATTGGCGTGGGTGTTTGTTCTAAACActttaattattctttattttttagccATTAGGAATTTATAAGATAAACATTGGTcaatcatgaaaaaaataactattaagCAATAATGAGTAAGCGACTAATGAGTAATCTAGTCGCTGGACTTTTATGAGTTTTTAGTAATAGATTATTAGCGTAATGAGAAGCCTATATAGTACCCATCACTACACCTTTTTCTATAAACTTTTTCTATTACTCTATATTtccaaatacaaaatttatatcATCTTTCTCTCCCAtatatttttctacaatttatatttgttataaaGAAAGGCAATAGAAGATTGTTCTTGAACCTTTGTAAGCAGAAGTGCGTCTATCACAAAGGCTGATACTATAATCTAATTCTAGAATATCGTTTGGCCAAGAGAATTAGTCACACAAAGTTTTACTCTTGGTGGCACGAATCAAGATTTAAGGACAACGCTTTTGGAATGTGATTTTATAGTATTGTGAGATCAttttaaacttctttttttattattctttattttctagGTGTTGGGAATTTATGTTAGacaataaatgataaaatagcCGTTGggaaattatgagaaaaatagtTGTTAGGCAATAGTGGGAAACCTAGTCGTTggatttttatgagtttttagtAACCAATaattataagttattattgTCATAAGTAGTCTATACAGTACCCATCACTACACCATTTcctataagtatttttttttccctattacACTATATTTCCTAATACATAATTTCTATTCTCTTTCTCGCCTGcatatttttctacaatttatatttgttcTAAGTAAAGGCAATAGAGGGTTGTTCTTGAACCTTCGTGAATGGAAGTGTGTCCGTCTCGAAGGTTAACACTATAATCTAGTCCTAGAGGGTTGTTTAGCCAAGAGAATCAATCGCATTGAGTTCTATCTGAGTGGCACTAATTTATTGGGTTACACATGTGAGTGAAGTATCACATTGAATAATAATGATAAgaatgagtagttaatataacataattgagcacatGTCCATTAGGCTTAGGCATTTTGGGTTAAAGTATgtctttatatgttatattaatcactCAAAGAAGTTATCCAAAGTATTTATCtccccaacaagtggtattagagcctATGGTGGTGTGGGGTAAAGATGGCAAGGTTATCGAGATTTCTTTCGTAGTTGGATCGAGAACAAGGTGTGTGTACTTGGAGTTCTTTCTCAAATGAAGTAGGGTGAATCCCTTTTCCAGTTGGAGCAAAGATGTTATATTTCACCTAGCAAGCTTATAAAGTCTACGCAAACAATCTTGGAAAATGTCCAACAAAGGAATGTTGCTAATGGTGCTAATTAATTGTGTGGCGTGAGGGTTCCATGGACATGGACATGCCCATAGATGTGTGTGAGGGGCTTACACGTGGTTCTCATGGATACCATACGAGAGACCCATAGATGACACGTTGATGAAGAAAATAGCCCATAAAATAAGGGAGAGCGAGTAGGATTTGTTAATGACCCATGGAGAGGTCTTGAAACCCATAGAGAGGCAAAGACTCACACGTGaaggggagattgttgggtTACATGTGTGAGTAAAGTCTCATATCAAATGATAATGAGAAGAATGAGTAAGTAATAAAACATAATTAAGCACATATCTATTGTGCTTAggccttttgggttaaagtgtgtctctatatgttatCCTCCATATAAATTATTTAAGGAAGCTCCCCCAAGGTGTTTATCTCCCCAACACAAATCAACCTTTAAGGACAACATTTTTGCTGTTTAATTCTATAGCATTGTGAAATCATTTTAAACACCTTTTTATATTGCGATCTTGCTAATTAATTAAGgtattatttgttgttttaaaacttatttatcCACTAAAATTTTTCCAACATAACCAACCTAAACTAGATAAATATGGTGCATTTGATTTAAGTAATTGAGTAAAAAAAAGGCACctatttatttgtatattttaattttgagttttagaactatatataatataatggaCTCTCTCAGTGTAACCTTCCCTCCCTctaagaaataatttaaaaaatcccCTCTTGCTCATTGCAATTTGCAAGCTTGCGTCTTTTTCGGTAATCATTAGGGAAAATTAGTAGAACAAAtccaaaactccaaaatttggtCAGACTTTTAGACAAAGTTGACATTTGTATTTTAGAAGTTTAaaaaatccatttaaaaaatCGTTATATTAGTAACTTGACAAAGattattagagcatccacatcagtccagttaaaatcatctaaaacacaaaaaactaccaattttacacattttgagccaaaaaatgcacacatcagtgggtgtaaaaacatgcaaaattgtgcaaacccatccccgagctacagtaaccgtgtatattaacacggttactgtaactcgtttatcccttctttttttattaatttccattggctcctttttctctctcctatcCGTGCTCAACAACCCAGTTAACTGTTCATCTTcgttttcctcagatgcacacaaacacacccacaaacaaacacacagaAATCATCACAGCAatacatttctcaaaaaaaaaaaaagagatacacACAGATAGtagatcggagctcggatcggagctcgtggctgTGGATCGGACCTCCGAGCTggtggatcgtggatcggaactcgaagctcggatcggagctggTGGATCGGAGCGGATTGGAGCTTGGAGCTCAGATCGGAGCGGATCGGAGCCGGTGGATTAGCGCGGATCGGAGCTGGTGGATCGGCGCGGATCggagcggatcggagctcgtggatcggaCGGATCCGAGCTCGGAGCTGGTGAATcatggatcggagctcggatccgagtagatcggagctcggatccgAGTGGATCGAAGTGttaatcgagagagagagagagagagattttgaaacgggtagagagagagagatgatctgaAACGGgatggtagagagagagagaaaaaaaaagtctgaaatgagaaaggagagaaagagagagcgagagagaaaagaatgagaaatgagaaagaagagagagagaaaaaaatcagaaatgagaaagaattagaaatgagaaagaagagagagagaaaaaaaattagaaatgagagaagagagagagcacgCGTTTTGTTAgttaggaaaaataataaaaaattgtgagagtattgattatttaattaaaagatgggTAAAATAGAGGAACTGATGTGAagattttgtaaaagtgatagtgtaaaatagaaaatgtagattttttgtgtaaaatagaggaaatttttaaaagaactgATGTGATTGCTCTTAGTAACGTATAAAGAATGAATTTGCACATGGGGGAAATATTTTTGGCAAATGTGATCAACGAAAACCTAGTTAGTAGTTATTGTcccatgtataattttttttgatgagtgaCATTCCCATGCATAATTTAATAGAAGTAACGTGGAAATTTTATGGACCATTACAAAAATAGCAAGAATTTTctgttgaaatttaaaattttattgaaagttTGGAAACAGCAacttttttccccccttaattttgaaatataaattttaaatccatCATATTCATTACTTGATAATTATGTCTTACCACCTTTAGAACTTTCAACTTACAAGGATATGTAACATGATGAGACTATTGTACGGAAGGAATAAAGAAAACCACTTCAAGAATTATTATAGCTCTTAAAAGACACCTAATAAGTATCTAATTctaaactttcaacaaaaaaaaaagaagtatctAATTCTAAACACATCTATTAGAGCTCTTAAactttcaaggttttttttattattttttatttattgagtcATATTGACAAATGTTTTAAGCCTTCAAATATTTTGAAAGGCTTATACAACATATTTATTACATAAACAAAAAgggaacaaaaaataaaaaacaatgtttTTCATGAACTAAGATTTATCCCTCTAAAACAATTGCGGAAACAATACAAGAACTCTATTTTCTTGTGCCTTGTAGTTCTAGTTAGTTTTGTGACCTTATTCTTTCAATAAATTTAGggatacaaaaattttcatagtTGCTATTGAAATGATATGTCCTGAATGATGCATAAGATAAATGGTATCATTGGTGGTTAataatacttatatatatatatatatatatatatatatatatataacgtctTTTAGCCtaagaaaatatttcaaaaactaGACAAAACCAAGAAACATGTCTCAAGTAGTCAAGTCCAATATTCATCACTTCCGTTGACATTCATGTGTCCCAAGCCCAATGTTCAAGTACTCATAAAAAATTCCCACCAACCAAATGTTTGTTGTCCTAATCCCTTAAATTTGGCAAATTCAAAAAGAGAGCCTTTTCTTTAGGGAAGCAAATTTGAATTACCCCTATCGGAGAGAGGTAAGATCAACCCACATTTTTAAGGAAGTTCATTGCTTATAATGTTTGTTTGTAGTAATATCCAACTACCATAACTGATATTCCATACTAATCAATAGGTCATTTGGTGACTCTAACAACATTATATAAGAGCAAAGGAGGACCCAACGTGAGGACTTAGGAGGGATACAAACTTGGAAATGGAGCATATTCTTATACTTCCAACACTTCCAATACCATTTCTTTATTGGATTTGGTGTTTGAGCACACAAATAGAAGTCTCTTTTTCCTTCATTTCAAACCATTCTTTTGTAGGTATGCTAAATTTTGCATAATCTTAAGATATTCTgctaattttctttattatttgtgtAGACTCGGGTAGTAATGTAGTATAACTAACCTCTCGAACCAAATCCCAATCAATGGAAAAACCCAATCAAATTCAAGTACGTGTTAATCAACAAAAGAGCCTAGACATAGGTTGAaattcactcaaaaaaaaaaaaacaaaagagcctAGACAATAATGAATCCATAtcaaaaaaatgacaaatatatgatcataactttttgaaaaagattGTGAAATTCTTGTGTTGCTcttattttccttatttaatttctatttagAATCACTGAATTTACAAGTAATACCTGCATGATTGTGGTACTCCATCTAtatcttaacaaaaaaaaaaatatagagaatcACTTAAATCCtttggaaaaatgacaaaaaaagagaagggaatgaaaaacaaatctTCTAGACTTTTAGTCTAGGAATAGTAGTAGTATTAAAGAGCAccaatgtatatataataaatccatcaaatttcattttacacAGTAAAACAGAATTACAGTATTGAATTCCTTTGGAAATTTTCCCCCACAGTAACagtaactaattaaaaaaaacaataaaataaaaaaacacagttTATGACGAATCAGGAGGCACCACGTGGATGAAGATGGAATCAGAAAATGTCAAGGATCTCGAGGATCGAACGGTTGCAGAGGGGACACGAACCTCGGTTCAACCAAAGCTCCCTCGAACACACCCTGCAAAAAGTGTGCCCACATGGTATGAACGCTGCGCCTTTCTTCCTCACCATGCACACGCAGCACACCGAATCATTCCCCTCCActccccctttctctttctctttctctttctctgacATCATCGTCGTCGTCGTCTCCTCATCTCCACCGTCCGTTTCCTCCAGCAATCTCATCAACGAAACCCTGAACGGCGTTCCCGGTGctgtcgtcgtcgtcgtcgtcccTACGGTTCCTGCGGTGTCTGTGGGTCCCACTGTTGCCACTCTCTCCAGTTCATGCGACGCACGAAGGTGTCTCTCAGCTGCCAACGCGGCAGCTAAGTTCATACCCGAACCCGACGAAACCGGGCTCACGCAAAGCGGATCCGGGTTGTGACCCGGTGGAGCCTGGGCCGGGCCCACATCGATAACAACCACGTCGTCTTCTTCGTCGTCGTCGacgatgttgttgttgttgttgctgttgttgtctCTGACATTGGTCCCACCGAAAACCCAGGTGGTCCCACAACAGCCCATTCCTTTCAATCCCAGCCGCTCTTTCAGACTCCTCCGCCTTCTCCGCGCTCCATCTACACCGTCCATTTGCTCCCTCAGAAAACACAGAATCGTTCtcgtctctctttctctcaccaCCGATTCCTGCAATATCATACCGAGTTGACTCATTTTCGCGCAAACCCAGACagaagccaaaaagaaaaacgtaTACCAGCACACTACATGTATAAGTAAagcaaaaaagtgaaaaagggTTTTTTGTGAGGTACTGTATTAATAAAAACCTACAGGTTTAGATCACACAGTGAAGGTGGAGTTGTCCATGTAAATCCCGTGAGCATCTTCAAGTAGCTGCAAGAAACGTTAAAACCCCACCTCTCTATGTTTAATTCACAGCAGCTAAAGTGACAAAACCAAACATGGAAAAATGGGGTCCAAAGAAAGCGAAGTTGTTTTTTTGCATAGTTGAGAGGCTTGAGAAACTTAGAATAGGTCAATAAATACAGTGGTTTTAACTGATTATGAGGTCCTAGCTAACTCCGTCTTTAAAAATGATGGGATTTTGGAGAGtttgggaaagaaaaagaggacaaaatagaaagagaagaagaagacaaaagggAAAGGAATTGCAGAGCTCCTTTcacagagttttttttttttcttcttcttcttcttcttaattgTCTTGAAGTTGGAGTAAGGGAaccaatttttctttgttttttggtaCCTTTATACTTTGTTTTGTGGCAGACTTGGCagtatattaaatttttaatttttttttattacattaaaGTAGCTTGTAGTTTTTGTTGCTTGTACATGGTGTTTCGCCGGCCCCGAAATGAAGTCAAAAGCCATTGAAGCCGGCGCGTGAACCAAGGTTTTGACACATGGCATCCCCATCACCTAATAATCAGAACTTTggataataatataatattattaatattaatattaatattaaaatgaactTTACATTTTACACGCTATATATCTATAAGATAAGTTTGGATTTGTTTGCtgctcaaaaaagaaaaagtttggaTTTGTTTCTAAATTActagttctttatttttcaaaatttttaatttatatcattattattaaatgtcatatttttgaaattataaaggTTATACCAATCATGTTTTGGTCGTTAACTTGTCTAAAAATGATGTTGttttaaaacatatatttttttggtttttttagaaatacattttttttttgtgttgataATAAAAGTATAGAAAATTATTCATTGAAGGAGCATATTAACATTGCTATAACAAACAACTGATAGTTTAAGTTGCAAGTTGTTACTTAATTCTATTTGTTTcgatattaatattttttttaaatgaatcattttttataaaacattttttaagaaaattatcttattttcttatgtttggtagcaacATAGGAGAATGAGTATACTAACATTACTATAATAGACAATTGATAGTTTAAGTTGCAAGttgtaacttaatttttttttttttgacattaatattttttaaaaaataaatcatttttcataaaaaaaaaaactttttagaaaattatctcatttttctatgTTTAGTAGCAATCTTAAAATGAGTTGGAAAACTATTTCTTGATTTCCTTTATTTAGCCCCCATGTGAGATAATGTTGTTTcccaattttaataaataaataaataaacaactcaATCTCATTTTAAgataaataaagaaagttaaaaagatagtaattttttcttaatccaTTTTTTATGATACTaccaaacatagaaaaaaacaaaaaacaaaaaactatcttCACATGAGATTACCCATTTAGGCAAACGGAGAAAATCATTGATCAAGTTCTCCCTCctcttaaattatataaaaaaatgactaattttagaggttttttgatttataggtactaattttagagTTGATTCTCTCCGAGTGTACATAATATTATaacctaaattaaaataatagaatgagaTGGCATGCTCCACAAGATTCTCAATTTTTATTGAGCTGGTTAGACACGTAAGTCTCCAATTTCAAGCAAAACGCAGCCTTAGACTGGTGTTTGGTTAGAGGTGACTAAATGAGAGACGTCAATCTGATTATATtgtagttaaaaaataaattgattgaattttgaataAGGCTGAAGTTTATCCTTAACTAAATGGTTTGAATGATtgataaatgattttttttttttaattgactcCGATGGATAGAGGGAtctaaatattatattaaacacAAAATATACAGCCCAACTGCTCTATCTCGTAGGGGTTAACCCCGACACttttattatgttaaaatttttttaaatttaggttAAATATGCATTCCTTTTCtctttaaataaatacataaactTCCTTTTGAGATTATAAATACTTTTCATTAAGGATTAGACTATTTGACTTCAAACATATAACACATAGTATTGGACTATTGTTTGTGTCAAAGAgggtttctaattttttattcctcTATAATGTatccaaatttttaaaaaaaaaaaacctttgtcCAATGAGTCAAATCAAGTTTATCTGTTATTTCCCCACCCCTGAACGAAGGTTGGTGCACTGATTGTGCCAAAAAGGGAGAATTGCTTCCCAACATAATTTCACTCCACATATTCTTTGTCCTGGatagggaaaagaaaatagcaagagtaattttcaaatttttcctGAAAGGGAAAAAACTTTAATGCAGTGAGTATGGGAAAATTGATAGGATGTGTCAAAGGTGTTggtttaagatatatttttaaaaactttttatgagaaaagaaatttatattttgattgttttttatatttctcataaaaattatgccagaattttcttaaaatagttatTAACAGTTACCGTAAGAGTATGTTAGTAACCTTATACATATTTAGATAATAATTACGGTAATATtgcatttagttagttagttagttagttaattagttacaattttaagtatattaatcacatttaacacatattgaaattattaatacacGTGGATAATAATAGGACCATTAGGATAAGGTCACGTGGGCTAATAGAATAGTTTTATAGTTCTAAAAATACCTACTTATAATCACATTTCCATGATGTAATAATAAACCAATTGCTTGGTGCTTTAGTACATctctctattttaaaatttttttttctatagaaAATGACTaccttaaattaaataaattttcttacaatttcTATTCGTCCCCGTTAGGAACCACTAGGTTACTTTCAGAGCATTTGTTAACATtacttttaatttaatttaattgaacATCATGATTTGTGATCTAACAGGGCTCACACTTTTTCTGGTTTCACTCTCAGTTACCCAACTGGACCCTATTTTCGGTGGATTCAAATCTAGACAAAGTAGGCATGTTATCATCATCATACATGTCCTACCATGATTAAAGCTCTTCTTAATTAAGGTTATAAGGATCTAAACAATCCAAAGTCAAATTTCTACTTggaattaatattattaatcaTATCCATGTAAATATTTATTGGGTCAATGATTGGCAATGCCAATTGGTTGGTCTATGGAGTCCAACCAATCATGAAGCCTATTTTGTTGACACCAACCAGAATAAGGGGAATATCCGTTCAACCAAGCATAACCAAATGTCACATTAATGTGCAATTTTCAATAGTTATTCGGTTTGGATGATATCACATTTGGTGCTAGGTCgctaattttgatttttgaaacagattttgattgattttgcCTCGTCTGGCGAACTGGACTTACTCGGTTTTTCACAATTCTAATCTAAGTTATACTATCATATCTtcgtatataatatattaaagtgaAAGTTCAATCAGaaatcaaaattagattttaattttgtgtcaagcGTCTTTTTAATTGTCCTATTAGAACTAGTATATGTATAGGTATATATGTAtactcaaaaattttaaaataattaaaattaaattattaaataaataatgataaataaaataagtagaaaattttaataaaaaatttactttaagTTTTGATTGTTTAGAGTTTACATATTGTGGGggtaagatttataaaataaacaagtgGGTCGTgggcttgatcaattggtaccagtttgtttttgttattgggCCCCTAGGCCAACGAGTCAGCCTGTACTACAGACATTCGAGGAACCgtccgaggatgaatgtctcctcggatgggCCGGGTGCACACCCTGGGATTTGCCAaaaagattaaaggcagagttctggaaaaactatTGGGTAAAAGGGGGATCTAAGTACCCTCTAGAGGCAACGGCTTGatagaaatatctgagaaaaagactgctacctccacattaaagatcctgcacctactTCCCTAGCCACATTAATAGGGAaatgacccttgaacagtagaattgaactttcctactattatttaaagatttcaagaaggtggtggaaatgGGAGGCACCTAAGAATAAGATTTGTGAGACACGTGGAggtagaaaaaagaagaagaatatttaagGAGAGGAgggaaaaaaggagaagaaaaaaagatcgGTCGGTGAGCAagaaagaactaagaattgtaatttttagcacaaaagagaagcaatatacaaatcgtcatcggcttacgtccgaggaggttccctcgtcatatttgtttatcatttgtaaagattgtggcattctagcctgcttATCAAGTATCCAgtacccctaaactagatttcgaatccacactctacaaatcttattgtttaaggctcattgaaCCTGAGCTCACGactatctttgggtccaggtgcaattgtgcacttacacatatttttatattttaaaattctctttgtactttgtgttaatttcttaatatgagATATGAAATGAATTTGATCATTTATATTTGGGTTATGTTTAATTTATGCCTTAGCCAGtataaacaataataaacaaaatagttcCTCAATACTGATTTTTTCGTAGTGATAGTCTAATTGAAAAAATCAGCATACTCACAAATTCAAAACATAcacaaaaaagttttaaaatggagaatataaaaatataaacaaaaacttaCATAAGAGAACCAAGAACTTAATTGGGTGTCAAttgttttgcttctttataATAGACTTCCTTTGACATAATATCTTGCAAGCAAATTCAGAAGTAAAGAATAATAAGTAAGATgaatttattagattaaaacATAAACGTAAAttgcattttgaaaaaaaaatacaacaatgtGGAGTGTATTGTGTGAGATTTAGTTACAGGGATGGATTATTGGTTAAGAGAGATTGTATCGAAAAGCCATGACTGAATACATATAAgttctaaaaattttgataataaattttctaaaaaaattttgataatagatttttagttggagtagaatttaaatttctaaaacttacggttgatgataaaatattatctaaattaaattattgttaaaccTTACCCCTTAGTCAAGAGTTTTTTAGCTTAatattctaataaaatattaatttaataagatgcaacttgtgtaaaaaaacaaaaacaaaaacgtggGTTGTATGGGATTTAATTTTAggatattttgataataga
The sequence above is drawn from the Castanea sativa cultivar Marrone di Chiusa Pesio chromosome 5, ASM4071231v1 genome and encodes:
- the LOC142633728 gene encoding uncharacterized protein LOC142633728 isoform X2 — its product is MDGVDGARRRRRSLKERLGLKGMGCCGTTWVFGGTNVRDNNSNNNNNIVDDDEEDDVVVIDVGPAQAPPGHNPDPLCVSPVSSGSGMNLAAALAAERHLRASHELERVATVGPTDTAGTVGTTTTTTAPGTPFRVSLMRLLEETDGGDEETTTTMMSEKEKEKEKGGVEGNDSVCCVCMVRKKGAAFIPCGHTFCRVCSRELWLNRGSCPLCNRSILEILDIF
- the LOC142633728 gene encoding uncharacterized protein LOC142633728 isoform X1, coding for MSQLGMILQESVVRERETRTILCFLREQMDGVDGARRRRRSLKERLGLKGMGCCGTTWVFGGTNVRDNNSNNNNNIVDDDEEDDVVVIDVGPAQAPPGHNPDPLCVSPVSSGSGMNLAAALAAERHLRASHELERVATVGPTDTAGTVGTTTTTTAPGTPFRVSLMRLLEETDGGDEETTTTMMSEKEKEKEKGGVEGNDSVCCVCMVRKKGAAFIPCGHTFCRVCSRELWLNRGSCPLCNRSILEILDIF